A region from the Triticum aestivum cultivar Chinese Spring chromosome 3D, IWGSC CS RefSeq v2.1, whole genome shotgun sequence genome encodes:
- the LOC123074587 gene encoding uncharacterized protein produces MAEREGAVVKKGHEEGLKLAASLLEEFGLPLGLLPLADVIEVGFVRATGYMWIAQQKKVEHRFKMVSKQVSYDVEITGYVKTKCIKKLKGVKAKELMLWPPVNEITVDDPPTGKIVFRSLAGVTKTFPVEAFAAGQ; encoded by the coding sequence ATGGCCGAGAGGGAGGGAGCGGTGGTGAAGAAGGGGCACGAGGAGGGCCTGAAGCTGGCGGCGTCGCTGCTGGAGGAGTTCGGGCTGCCCCTGGGCCTGCTGCCGCTCGCGGACGTGATCGAGGTCGGCTTCGTGCGGGCCACCGGCTACATGTGGATCGCGCAGCAGAAGAAGGTGGAGCACCGCTTCAAGATGGTGAGCAAGCAGGTGAGCTACGACGTGGAGATCACCGGCTACGTCAAGACCAAGTGCATCAAGAAGCTCAAGGGCGTCAAGGCCAAGGAGCTCATGCTGTGGCCGCCCGTCAACGAGATCACCGTCGACGACCCGCCCACCGGCAAGATCGTCTTCAGGAGCCTCGCCGGCGTCACCAAGACCTTCCCCGTCGAGGCCTTCGCCGCCGGCCAGTAG